A window from Thermomonas aquatica encodes these proteins:
- a CDS encoding cupin domain-containing protein, translating to MRIARAKRAEAPLHRHSDAQIGWTVSGRSRMGSAGRQCVLQAGDIMLFPPNVEHAIEVFAPLRQDRIDRTAAGKRQ from the coding sequence ATGCGGATTGCGCGGGCGAAACGTGCCGAGGCGCCGCTGCATCGTCATTCCGACGCACAGATCGGCTGGACCGTCTCGGGCAGGTCGCGGATGGGATCGGCTGGCAGGCAATGCGTGTTGCAAGCCGGCGACATCATGCTGTTCCCGCCGAATGTGGAGCATGCCATCGAGGTCTTCGCGCCACTGCGGCAGGATCGGATCGATCGGACCGCGGCCGGCAAGCGGCAGTAG
- the rsfS gene encoding ribosome silencing factor, giving the protein MTTTAHVIKTSLPNPPPSVESLLKTVHAALDELKAKDVTRIDVRGKSSVCDFMVVASGTSTRHVKSIADEVVRFAKKLDVMPLGVEGEREAEWVLVDLGDVVVHVMLPRVREFYALERLWTVGDQPPDQIGESDAESQL; this is encoded by the coding sequence TTGACCACTACCGCCCACGTCATCAAGACCAGCCTGCCCAACCCGCCGCCGTCGGTGGAATCGCTCCTGAAGACCGTGCATGCCGCGCTGGACGAACTGAAGGCCAAGGACGTGACCCGGATCGACGTGCGCGGCAAGAGCAGCGTCTGCGATTTCATGGTGGTCGCTTCGGGTACCTCGACCCGCCACGTGAAGTCGATCGCCGACGAAGTGGTGCGCTTCGCCAAGAAGCTCGACGTGATGCCGCTGGGCGTGGAAGGCGAGCGCGAGGCCGAGTGGGTGCTGGTCGACCTGGGCGATGTCGTGGTCCACGTGATGCTGCCGCGGGTGCGCGAGTTCTACGCGCTGGAACGGCTGTGGACGGTCGGCGACCAGCCGCCGGATCAGATCGGCGAAAGCGACGCCGAATCGCAACTCTGA
- the nadD gene encoding nicotinate-nucleotide adenylyltransferase produces MSVRKLLVCYGGTFDPVHNGHLAVARAARDGLGAEVALLPAHDPPHKGPTRADAMQRAEMLELAVAGEAGLSVDRRELRRDGPSYTFDTLGELRAEHGEAAPIAWLIGADSLLQLHAWHRWRELFDRAHIVAVQRPGSQVDAARLRQQAPEVLAEIAGRWLPPADLAAAANGGFALLPMPQLRPESSTELRRRIRTGGDWIGWVPPAVAAYIVREGLYRDPGDILVPSP; encoded by the coding sequence GTGAGCGTGCGCAAGCTGCTGGTCTGCTACGGCGGCACCTTCGACCCGGTGCACAACGGCCACCTGGCGGTGGCGCGCGCGGCGCGCGACGGGCTGGGTGCCGAGGTCGCGCTGCTCCCGGCGCACGATCCGCCGCACAAGGGCCCGACCCGCGCCGATGCGATGCAACGCGCGGAGATGCTGGAGCTGGCGGTGGCCGGTGAAGCGGGCTTGTCGGTGGACCGTCGCGAACTGCGGCGGGACGGGCCTTCCTACACCTTCGACACGCTCGGCGAGTTGCGCGCGGAACATGGCGAGGCCGCGCCCATCGCCTGGCTGATCGGCGCCGATTCGCTGTTGCAGCTGCATGCCTGGCATCGCTGGCGCGAATTGTTCGACCGCGCCCACATCGTCGCGGTGCAGCGGCCGGGGTCGCAGGTCGATGCCGCGCGCCTGCGCCAACAGGCGCCGGAGGTGCTGGCCGAGATCGCCGGCCGCTGGCTGCCGCCGGCCGACCTGGCTGCCGCCGCGAACGGTGGCTTCGCCCTGCTGCCGATGCCGCAACTTCGCCCGGAATCCTCCACCGAGCTGCGCCGCCGCATCCGCACGGGCGGGGACTGGATCGGCTGGGTTCCCCCGGCGGTGGCGGCCTATATCGTCCGCGAGGGGCTGTATCGCGACCCGGGGGATATACTGGTGCCGTCCCCATAA
- a CDS encoding metal-dependent hydrolase family protein: MRHRLLAAAVLSALALPASAADAPDKGSALHCGNLFDSRAGKLVGAHTLVVRDGKIAEVLAGRVEAPANATAIDLSGHTCMAGWTDLHVHLDGESNPQSYSEGFRLDDVDFAFRSVGYAEKTLLAGFTSVRDLGGTVTLHLRDAINQGLIKGPRIWAAGTAIATTGGHADPTNGYNTQLSHLLGPPGPTEGVVNSIDDARRAVRQRYKDGSDVIKITATGGVLSYAKSGDAPQFTVEEVKAIVDTAKDYGYRVAAHAHGEEGMYRAVAGGVTSIEHGTYMSERVMKLMKEKGTWYVPTITAGRFVADKAKIDGYFPDVVRPKAARIGAQIQDTAGRAYRNGVKIAFGTDMGVGPHGQNAKEFVYMVEAGMPAAYALQAATIRAAEVLGVDDQGVVEAGKRADIIAMPGDPLADIGNTMKVDFVMKDGVVYREPAR; this comes from the coding sequence ATGCGCCATCGCCTGCTCGCCGCCGCCGTGCTGTCCGCGCTCGCCCTGCCCGCCTCCGCGGCCGATGCGCCCGACAAGGGAAGCGCCCTGCACTGCGGCAACCTGTTCGACAGCCGCGCCGGCAAGCTGGTGGGCGCGCATACGCTGGTGGTGCGCGATGGCAAGATCGCCGAAGTGCTGGCCGGCCGCGTCGAGGCGCCCGCCAATGCGACCGCCATCGACCTTTCGGGCCATACCTGCATGGCCGGCTGGACCGACCTGCACGTGCACCTGGACGGCGAATCCAACCCGCAGAGCTATTCCGAGGGCTTTCGCCTGGACGACGTGGACTTCGCCTTCCGCAGCGTGGGCTATGCCGAGAAGACCCTGCTGGCCGGCTTCACCAGCGTGCGCGACCTCGGCGGCACGGTCACCCTGCACCTGCGCGACGCGATCAACCAGGGCCTGATCAAGGGCCCGCGGATCTGGGCGGCGGGCACCGCCATCGCCACCACCGGCGGCCACGCCGACCCCACCAATGGCTACAACACGCAGCTGTCGCACCTGCTGGGCCCGCCCGGCCCCACCGAGGGCGTGGTCAATTCGATCGACGATGCCCGCCGGGCGGTGCGCCAGCGCTACAAGGACGGCAGCGACGTGATCAAGATCACCGCCACCGGCGGCGTGCTCAGCTACGCGAAATCGGGCGACGCGCCGCAGTTCACCGTCGAGGAAGTGAAGGCGATCGTCGACACCGCCAAGGACTACGGCTACCGCGTGGCCGCGCATGCGCACGGCGAGGAAGGCATGTACCGCGCGGTCGCCGGCGGGGTGACCAGCATCGAGCACGGCACCTACATGAGCGAGCGGGTGATGAAGCTGATGAAGGAGAAAGGCACCTGGTACGTGCCGACCATCACCGCCGGCCGCTTCGTCGCCGACAAGGCCAAGATCGACGGCTACTTCCCCGACGTGGTGCGGCCGAAGGCCGCGCGGATCGGCGCGCAGATCCAGGACACCGCCGGCCGCGCCTACCGCAACGGGGTGAAGATCGCCTTCGGCACCGACATGGGCGTGGGCCCGCACGGCCAGAATGCGAAGGAATTCGTGTACATGGTCGAGGCCGGGATGCCTGCGGCCTACGCGCTGCAGGCGGCCACGATCCGCGCCGCCGAGGTCCTGGGCGTGGACGACCAGGGCGTGGTGGAAGCCGGCAAGCGCGCCGACATCATTGCCATGCCGGGCGATCCGCTGGCCGATATCGGCAACACCATGAAGGTCGATTTCGTGATGAAGGACGGCGTGGTCTATCGGGAACCGGCGCGATGA
- a CDS encoding alpha/beta fold hydrolase: MSKASGKGRRFVKWTLGIVVVLALLLAAYMWWVVERFDTKTLPARHGQVDVELFAREGGKHPLLVGLGGSEGGNPWASERWKRQRERFLDRGYALLALGYFGTPNSPEHLDRISLDGVHAAIMEAAQDPRVDGRCIAVIGGSRGAELALLLASRYPDIRAVVAIVPGSAVFPALTDAMTTPGFSFHDQPLPFVPMTWGATPDLLVGNLRGAFETIMRDKAAMQRAAIPVEKINGPVQFVSAAQDEAWPSKEMSDAMMQRLKTHGFRHAAEHLVVQGGHAEPLDEFPKMEAFLDTQFKQACR; this comes from the coding sequence ATGAGCAAGGCATCGGGCAAGGGCCGGCGTTTCGTCAAATGGACGCTGGGCATCGTGGTCGTGCTGGCGTTGCTGCTGGCGGCGTACATGTGGTGGGTGGTCGAGCGCTTCGATACCAAGACCTTGCCCGCGCGGCATGGGCAGGTGGATGTGGAACTGTTCGCGCGCGAAGGCGGCAAGCATCCCTTGCTGGTCGGTCTCGGCGGCAGCGAGGGCGGCAATCCCTGGGCCAGCGAACGCTGGAAGCGGCAGCGCGAGCGCTTCCTCGACCGGGGCTACGCGCTGCTCGCGCTCGGCTATTTCGGCACGCCGAACTCGCCGGAGCACCTCGACCGCATTTCGCTGGACGGCGTGCATGCGGCGATCATGGAAGCGGCGCAGGATCCGCGCGTGGACGGGCGCTGCATCGCGGTGATCGGCGGTTCCCGTGGCGCCGAACTCGCATTGCTGCTGGCCAGCCGCTATCCGGACATCAGGGCGGTGGTGGCGATCGTGCCCGGCAGCGCGGTGTTCCCGGCGCTGACCGATGCGATGACCACGCCCGGCTTCTCCTTCCACGACCAGCCGCTGCCGTTCGTGCCGATGACCTGGGGCGCGACGCCGGACCTGCTGGTCGGCAACCTGCGCGGTGCCTTCGAAACCATCATGCGCGATAAGGCGGCGATGCAGCGCGCGGCGATTCCAGTGGAGAAGATCAATGGCCCGGTGCAGTTCGTGTCGGCGGCGCAGGATGAGGCCTGGCCATCGAAGGAAATGAGCGATGCGATGATGCAGCGACTGAAAACGCACGGGTTTCGCCATGCTGCCGAGCATCTGGTGGTGCAGGGCGGCCACGCCGAACCGCTGGACGAATTCCCGAAGATGGAAGCATTCCTCGACACCCAGTTCAAGCAGGCTTGTCGATGA
- the rlmH gene encoding 23S rRNA (pseudouridine(1915)-N(3))-methyltransferase RlmH: MKARLVAVGERAPAWVAQGFSEYQKRLSHWLPLDLVEVEPGVRGKGRDTAKAMADEGARVLAALPKHAHVVALDGRGKMHSSEQLAVRLEHWRGQGRDLAFLIGGPEGHAPEALQRADETWSLGPLTLPHMLVRLVLAEQVYRAAALLANHPYHRA, encoded by the coding sequence TTGAAGGCGCGCCTGGTCGCCGTCGGCGAACGCGCGCCCGCCTGGGTGGCGCAGGGTTTCTCCGAGTACCAGAAACGCCTGTCGCACTGGCTGCCGCTGGACCTGGTCGAGGTGGAGCCCGGCGTGCGCGGCAAGGGCCGCGATACCGCGAAGGCGATGGCCGACGAAGGCGCGCGCGTGCTAGCCGCCTTGCCGAAGCATGCGCATGTGGTCGCGCTCGATGGCCGCGGCAAGATGCATTCTTCCGAACAGCTGGCGGTTCGCCTCGAACATTGGCGCGGGCAGGGGCGCGATCTCGCCTTCCTGATCGGCGGCCCCGAAGGCCACGCGCCCGAAGCGCTGCAGCGTGCCGACGAAACCTGGTCGCTCGGCCCGTTGACCCTGCCGCACATGCTGGTGCGGCTGGTGCTGGCGGAACAGGTCTATCGCGCGGCGGCATTGCTGGCGAACCATCCCTACCATCGCGCCTGA
- the leuS gene encoding leucine--tRNA ligase — translation MLRCGRLCGPIPAVFAVSEPVAYDPRSVESAAQSFWANTRAFEVSEQSDKPKYYCLSMLPYPSGALHVGHVRNYTIGDVISRHKRMTGHNVLQPMGWDAFGLPAENAAIKNKTAPAKWTYSNIEHMRAQLKSLGYAIDWSREFATCKPDYYVHEQRMFVRLLKKGVAYRKNSVVNWDPVDQTVLANEQVIDGRGWRTGALVEKREIPQWFLRITDYAQELLDELDKLPGWPDSVKTMQRNWIGRSEGLEIQFKVDGEAEPLTVFTTRPDTLMGVTFISVAGEHPLALKAAANNPELAAFLADLKQGGVSEAELETQEKRGMATGLWAIHPVTGEDVPVYVANFVLMGYGTGAVMAVPAHDQRDWEFAKAYGLPVKPVIVDAATRDALEEMASHVAEHDDPMAVALGGHAPDDVVEVDAAVEVVREYLRRIDEDGAQTERGWLINSGDFNGIDFDAAFDALAAKFEADGSGARRVNFRLRDWGVSRQRYWGCPIPVVYCAACGAVPVPEDQLPVLLPEDVADAFASGDVHSPIKSDPDWRKTACPNCGKPAERETDTFDTFMESSWYYARYTSPGASDMVDERADYWLPVDQYIGGIEHAILHLMYFRFYHKLLRDAGLVASDEPATRLLTQGMVIADTFYREDELGAKEWINPADVELEHDERMRVIGAKSLVDGLPVLIGGTEKMSKSKNNGVDPQVLVDRYGADTVRLFSMFAAPPEQSLEWSDAGVEGMARFLRRLWRDVHAHVAQPDHPQTDPAALDAAQKTLRRHIHEAIQKVGDDYGRRHSFNTAIAALMELLNHVNKFNDMSDQGRAVRHEAFEAIVLLLNPITPHISHALWQALGHAEALLEDIPFPQADPAALVRDALTLAVQVNGKLRGTIEVAPDAAREAVEAAALAEPNVAAFVAGKEIRKLIVVPGKIVNIVVAG, via the coding sequence ATGCTGCGCTGCGGTAGGCTTTGCGGCCCGATTCCCGCAGTTTTCGCCGTGTCCGAACCCGTCGCCTACGATCCCCGCTCCGTCGAATCCGCCGCCCAGTCGTTCTGGGCGAATACCCGCGCCTTCGAGGTGAGCGAGCAGTCCGACAAGCCCAAGTACTACTGCCTGTCGATGCTGCCGTATCCGTCCGGTGCGCTGCATGTCGGCCACGTGCGCAACTACACCATCGGCGACGTGATCAGCCGCCACAAGCGCATGACCGGCCACAACGTGCTGCAGCCGATGGGCTGGGACGCGTTCGGCCTGCCGGCGGAAAACGCCGCGATCAAGAACAAGACCGCGCCGGCCAAGTGGACGTATTCCAACATCGAGCACATGCGCGCGCAGCTGAAGTCGCTGGGCTACGCGATCGACTGGAGCCGCGAGTTCGCCACCTGCAAGCCGGACTACTACGTGCACGAGCAGCGGATGTTCGTGCGCCTGCTGAAGAAGGGCGTGGCGTATCGCAAGAACAGCGTGGTCAACTGGGATCCGGTCGACCAGACCGTGCTGGCCAACGAGCAGGTGATCGACGGCCGCGGCTGGCGCACCGGCGCGCTGGTCGAGAAGCGCGAGATCCCGCAGTGGTTCCTGCGCATCACCGACTACGCGCAGGAATTGCTGGACGAACTGGACAAGCTCCCGGGCTGGCCGGATTCGGTCAAGACCATGCAGCGCAACTGGATCGGCCGCAGCGAGGGCCTGGAGATCCAGTTCAAGGTCGATGGCGAAGCCGAGCCGCTGACCGTGTTCACCACCCGCCCCGACACCCTGATGGGCGTGACCTTCATCAGCGTCGCCGGCGAGCATCCGCTGGCGCTGAAGGCTGCCGCCAACAATCCGGAACTGGCCGCGTTCCTGGCCGACCTCAAGCAGGGCGGCGTGTCCGAGGCCGAGCTGGAGACCCAGGAAAAGCGCGGCATGGCCACCGGCCTGTGGGCGATCCATCCGGTCACCGGCGAGGACGTCCCGGTCTACGTCGCCAACTTCGTGCTGATGGGCTACGGCACCGGCGCGGTGATGGCGGTGCCGGCGCACGACCAGCGCGACTGGGAATTCGCCAAGGCCTACGGCCTGCCGGTGAAGCCGGTGATCGTGGATGCCGCGACCCGCGACGCGCTGGAGGAAATGGCCTCGCACGTCGCCGAGCACGACGACCCGATGGCGGTCGCGCTGGGCGGGCATGCGCCGGACGACGTGGTCGAGGTCGATGCCGCGGTCGAAGTCGTGCGCGAATACCTGCGCCGCATCGACGAAGACGGCGCGCAGACCGAGCGTGGCTGGCTGATCAATTCCGGCGACTTCAACGGCATTGATTTCGACGCCGCGTTCGATGCGCTGGCGGCGAAGTTCGAAGCCGACGGCAGCGGCGCGCGCCGGGTCAATTTCCGCCTGCGCGACTGGGGCGTGAGCCGCCAGCGCTACTGGGGCTGCCCGATCCCGGTGGTGTACTGCGCCGCCTGCGGTGCGGTGCCGGTGCCGGAGGACCAACTGCCGGTGCTGCTGCCGGAAGACGTGGCCGATGCCTTCGCCTCGGGCGACGTGCATTCGCCGATCAAGTCCGATCCCGACTGGCGCAAGACCGCCTGCCCGAACTGCGGCAAGCCGGCCGAACGCGAGACCGACACCTTCGACACCTTCATGGAGTCGAGCTGGTACTACGCGCGCTACACCTCGCCGGGCGCGAGCGACATGGTCGATGAGCGCGCGGATTACTGGCTGCCGGTCGACCAGTACATCGGCGGCATCGAGCACGCGATCCTGCACCTGATGTATTTCCGCTTCTACCACAAGCTCCTGCGTGACGCGGGGCTGGTGGCGAGCGACGAACCGGCCACCCGCCTGCTCACCCAGGGCATGGTGATCGCCGACACCTTCTATCGCGAGGACGAACTCGGCGCGAAGGAATGGATCAATCCCGCCGACGTCGAACTGGAGCACGACGAGCGCATGCGCGTGATCGGCGCGAAGTCGCTGGTCGACGGCCTGCCGGTGCTGATCGGCGGCACCGAGAAGATGTCGAAGTCGAAGAACAACGGCGTCGACCCGCAGGTGCTGGTCGACAGGTACGGCGCCGACACCGTGCGCCTGTTCTCGATGTTCGCCGCGCCGCCGGAGCAGTCGCTGGAATGGAGCGATGCCGGCGTGGAAGGCATGGCGCGCTTCCTGCGCCGGCTGTGGCGCGACGTGCACGCGCACGTGGCCCAGCCCGACCATCCGCAAACCGATCCGGCCGCGCTCGACGCCGCGCAGAAGACCCTGCGCCGCCACATCCACGAGGCGATCCAGAAGGTCGGCGACGACTACGGCCGCCGCCACAGCTTCAACACCGCGATCGCCGCGCTGATGGAGCTGCTGAACCACGTCAACAAGTTCAACGACATGTCCGACCAGGGGCGCGCGGTGCGCCACGAGGCGTTCGAGGCGATCGTCCTGCTGCTCAACCCGATCACCCCGCACATCAGCCATGCGCTGTGGCAGGCGCTCGGCCATGCGGAGGCATTGCTGGAAGACATCCCGTTCCCGCAGGCCGACCCGGCCGCGCTGGTGCGCGACGCGCTGACCCTGGCGGTGCAGGTCAACGGCAAGCTGCGCGGCACGATAGAAGTGGCCCCGGACGCCGCGCGCGAGGCGGTCGAGGCCGCCGCCCTGGCCGAACCGAATGTCGCGGCCTTCGTCGCCGGCAAGGAGATCAGGAAGCTGATCGTGGTCCCGGGCAAGATCGTCAATATCGTGGTGGCGGGCTGA
- a CDS encoding bleomycin resistance protein, with protein MSARIATIRAIHPVLAARDVAASIRFYQLLGFALSFQDDAGEPRYAAVHRDGVELHLQWADAGQWVAGVDRAACRFLVEDVDALHAQFAVAGAIDAISSDGSPWAAPADTPWGTREFHLRDPGGNSLQFYRAR; from the coding sequence GTGAGCGCACGCATCGCGACGATCCGGGCGATCCATCCGGTGCTGGCCGCACGCGACGTCGCTGCATCCATCCGCTTCTACCAGCTGCTCGGTTTCGCGTTGTCCTTCCAGGATGACGCAGGGGAGCCGAGGTATGCCGCGGTGCATCGCGATGGCGTCGAGCTGCACCTGCAGTGGGCGGATGCCGGGCAATGGGTCGCGGGCGTTGACCGTGCGGCCTGCCGTTTCCTGGTCGAGGATGTCGATGCGCTGCATGCGCAATTCGCGGTGGCCGGGGCGATCGATGCGATCTCGTCGGACGGCAGCCCTTGGGCGGCGCCGGCGGATACGCCCTGGGGCACGCGCGAGTTCCACCTGCGCGACCCTGGCGGCAACAGCCTGCAGTTCTACCGGGCGCGCTGA
- a CDS encoding DUF998 domain-containing protein, translating into MNAIAHRPAWLAAASFAIALALANVGVPEYSHRIHPVALRGTAGLPWAFAFNLLAFVLPGLLLAWVGLRLRAGLAGAGWLARIGVVLAQLSALAFAAQGLLPLDPSDAGSTASRLHALAWMLWWIAFVPGMLLLAIGARRGMPFALACMAAGTLLPLLAVFAPIGPWVGLAQRIAFALWFGWWLAAGASLSAPRSPPAHRAGSR; encoded by the coding sequence ATGAACGCGATCGCGCACCGTCCGGCCTGGCTCGCGGCTGCCTCGTTCGCCATCGCACTCGCATTGGCGAACGTCGGCGTGCCCGAATATTCGCATCGTATCCACCCGGTCGCATTGCGCGGAACCGCCGGCTTGCCATGGGCCTTCGCCTTCAACCTGCTGGCCTTCGTGCTGCCGGGACTGCTGCTGGCATGGGTCGGGCTGCGCCTGCGCGCGGGCCTCGCCGGGGCCGGCTGGCTTGCGCGGATCGGCGTGGTGCTGGCGCAGCTGTCGGCACTGGCGTTCGCGGCGCAGGGCCTGTTGCCGCTGGATCCGAGTGATGCCGGTTCCACCGCGAGCCGCCTGCATGCGCTGGCCTGGATGCTGTGGTGGATCGCCTTCGTGCCGGGCATGTTGCTGCTCGCCATCGGTGCGCGGCGCGGCATGCCGTTCGCGTTGGCTTGCATGGCCGCCGGGACGCTGCTGCCGCTGCTCGCGGTGTTCGCGCCGATCGGGCCATGGGTGGGGCTGGCCCAGCGCATCGCGTTCGCGCTGTGGTTCGGCTGGTGGCTGGCGGCCGGCGCTTCGCTGTCAGCGCCGCGATCGCCGCCCGCTCATCGCGCCGGTTCCCGATAG
- the lptE gene encoding LPS assembly lipoprotein LptE, giving the protein MTRRLAVLALAAALLTGCGFHLRNALNLPANLGPVRVLAADPYSPLGELLADGLKRAGAQAAAADAADGVATLQVISEQWADTPISHDQFGRAQEFSLRYAVIFSMRRADGSAAVPQQAVELSRDYLAPAVDSIGKASERELLVRELRRDMAAAILRRVDAASKPAAAQ; this is encoded by the coding sequence ATGACCCGACGCCTCGCCGTACTCGCCCTCGCCGCCGCGCTGCTCACCGGTTGCGGTTTCCACCTGCGCAATGCCCTGAACCTGCCGGCCAACCTCGGCCCGGTGCGGGTGTTGGCCGCGGATCCGTACAGCCCCTTGGGCGAGTTGCTGGCCGATGGCCTGAAGCGCGCCGGCGCGCAGGCGGCCGCGGCCGATGCGGCCGACGGCGTGGCCACCCTGCAGGTGATTTCCGAACAATGGGCGGATACCCCGATCAGCCACGACCAGTTCGGCCGTGCGCAGGAGTTCTCGCTGCGCTATGCGGTGATCTTCAGCATGCGCCGCGCCGACGGCAGCGCCGCGGTGCCGCAACAGGCGGTGGAACTGTCGCGCGATTACCTGGCGCCCGCGGTCGACTCGATCGGCAAGGCCAGCGAGCGCGAGCTGCTGGTGCGCGAACTGCGCCGCGACATGGCCGCGGCGATCCTGCGCCGCGTCGACGCCGCATCGAAGCCCGCCGCCGCGCAATGA
- the holA gene encoding DNA polymerase III subunit delta, producing the protein MELSVDRIASQLAGEPLRPAYLVAGPETLLVLEAADAVRAAARAQGIEEREVHDMEGRDADWDGLAASIHAPSLFATRRLVEVRLPTGKPGNEGSKLVCGFCAEPPPDVVLLVIAGDWSRQHPGKWSEAIGRVGHACIAWQVKPHELTGWIDRRLRSRGVKATPDAVARLAQRIEGNLLAAAQEVDKLALLAQADAASKPLDAEAMDALVADSARFDVFRLVDASLNGNAAQVSRMLAGLRAEGEAVPALMGMVVKELQTVAALARARNFAAECKALRIWDSKQAVYKRALGKHPPERWQRFLVEAGRVDRIAKGRVRIGEESPDAWLQLERLLLAMADKGAARLLAS; encoded by the coding sequence ATGGAACTGAGCGTCGATCGCATCGCCTCGCAACTGGCCGGCGAGCCGCTGCGCCCGGCGTATCTGGTTGCCGGGCCGGAAACCCTGCTGGTCCTCGAAGCCGCCGACGCGGTCCGTGCCGCTGCGCGCGCGCAGGGCATCGAAGAGCGCGAAGTGCACGACATGGAGGGCCGCGATGCCGACTGGGACGGCCTGGCCGCGTCGATCCACGCGCCCAGCCTGTTCGCCACCCGCCGCCTGGTCGAGGTGCGGCTGCCGACCGGCAAGCCCGGCAACGAGGGCAGCAAGCTGGTCTGCGGGTTCTGCGCGGAACCGCCGCCGGACGTGGTCCTGCTGGTGATCGCCGGCGACTGGTCGCGCCAGCATCCGGGCAAGTGGAGCGAAGCGATCGGCCGCGTCGGCCATGCCTGCATCGCCTGGCAGGTCAAGCCGCACGAACTCACCGGCTGGATCGATCGCCGGCTGCGCAGCCGCGGGGTGAAGGCCACGCCGGATGCGGTGGCGCGGCTGGCCCAGCGCATCGAGGGCAACCTGCTGGCCGCCGCGCAGGAAGTGGACAAGCTGGCGCTGCTGGCGCAAGCCGATGCCGCATCCAAACCGTTGGATGCGGAGGCGATGGACGCCTTGGTCGCCGATTCCGCGCGCTTCGACGTGTTCCGCCTGGTCGATGCCTCGCTCAACGGCAATGCCGCGCAGGTCTCGCGCATGCTCGCCGGCCTGCGCGCGGAAGGCGAGGCGGTGCCGGCGCTGATGGGCATGGTGGTCAAGGAACTGCAGACCGTGGCCGCGCTGGCGCGCGCGCGCAATTTCGCCGCCGAATGCAAGGCGCTGCGCATCTGGGACTCCAAGCAGGCGGTGTACAAGCGCGCGCTGGGCAAGCATCCGCCGGAGCGCTGGCAGCGTTTCCTGGTCGAGGCCGGGCGGGTCGACCGCATCGCCAAGGGCCGCGTGCGCATCGGCGAGGAATCGCCGGACGCGTGGCTGCAGCTGGAACGCCTGCTGCTGGCGATGGCCGACAAGGGCGCGGCGCGGCTGCTCGCTTCGTGA
- a CDS encoding helix-turn-helix domain-containing protein, with protein sequence MAGTAIGNEIRRLRFARGEMTQQALADACGVTRQTIIALEAGRYAPSLELGFRIADALGVRIEEVFHWNKPE encoded by the coding sequence ATGGCCGGCACCGCGATCGGCAACGAGATCCGCCGCCTGCGCTTCGCCCGCGGCGAGATGACCCAGCAGGCGCTGGCCGATGCCTGCGGCGTCACCCGGCAGACCATCATCGCGCTGGAAGCGGGGCGCTACGCGCCATCGCTGGAACTGGGCTTCCGCATCGCCGATGCGCTGGGCGTGCGCATCGAAGAGGTGTTCCATTGGAACAAACCGGAATGA
- a CDS encoding IS1595 family transposase: MAAIFAPHFQDADKAREYLEALRWPNGPVCPHCGVEGKHYSMKGASHRPGLWKCKDCRKQFSVTVGTVFERSKIPLNKWLMAVHLMCASKKAISSHQVHRLLGVTYKSAWFMTHRIREAMKPDGGGLLGSGGGAVEVDETYWGIEPGKKMRPGYQHKMKVVSLVERNGEKRSFHVQQVTIRSMAEVLEANVSPDAILNTDELNVYKKAAANFSRHEVVNHGLREYARGRATTNSVESSFSLLKRGLIGTFHHVGYDHLQRYVTEFDFRWNHRKVSDRERSDSLLKSIGGKRLTYAH; the protein is encoded by the coding sequence ATGGCCGCCATTTTTGCCCCGCACTTTCAGGACGCCGACAAGGCCCGCGAATACTTGGAAGCCCTGCGCTGGCCTAACGGTCCGGTCTGCCCGCACTGCGGCGTCGAAGGCAAGCACTACTCCATGAAGGGTGCTTCGCACCGCCCCGGCCTGTGGAAGTGCAAGGACTGCCGCAAGCAGTTCAGCGTTACCGTGGGCACTGTCTTTGAACGGTCGAAGATCCCGTTGAACAAGTGGTTGATGGCCGTCCACCTGATGTGCGCCAGCAAGAAGGCGATTAGCTCGCACCAGGTTCACCGGCTGCTGGGTGTTACCTACAAGTCGGCGTGGTTCATGACCCATCGCATCCGCGAGGCTATGAAGCCCGACGGTGGCGGCCTGCTGGGTTCAGGTGGCGGCGCTGTCGAAGTGGACGAGACCTACTGGGGCATCGAGCCGGGCAAGAAGATGCGTCCGGGCTACCAGCACAAGATGAAGGTGGTTTCGCTGGTCGAGCGGAACGGCGAGAAGCGCAGCTTCCACGTCCAGCAGGTGACCATCCGCAGCATGGCCGAAGTCTTGGAGGCGAACGTCAGCCCGGATGCGATCTTGAATACGGACGAGTTGAACGTCTACAAGAAGGCTGCCGCCAACTTCTCGCGGCACGAAGTGGTGAACCATGGTCTCCGCGAGTACGCCCGTGGTCGCGCCACTACGAACAGCGTCGAGAGCAGCTTCAGCCTGTTGAAGCGTGGCCTGATCGGCACTTTCCATCACGTTGGGTACGATCACTTGCAGCGCTACGTGACCGAGTTCGACTTCCGCTGGAACCACCGCAAGGTGTCTGACCGGGAGCGCAGCGATTCCCTGCTGAAGTCCATTGGCGGCAAGCGGCTGACCTATGCCCACTAA